The Engystomops pustulosus chromosome 1, aEngPut4.maternal, whole genome shotgun sequence genome has a window encoding:
- the LOC140126379 gene encoding condensin complex subunit 3-like — protein MLGNDEYDDVFEEQKPVKGRATRGGRKRATSASTRKKSSRTAEPVAEGEDKEETPVPVATRPSRRAKSIAMEKTKMNLTKLLNEEAK, from the exons ATGTTAG GCAATGATGAATACGATGATGTGTTTGAAGAACAAAAACCTGTAAAAGGCAGAGCTACCCGAGGCG GTCGTAAAAGGGCGACTAGTGCAAGTACAAGGAAAAAGAGCAGCAGGACCGCCGAACCTGTGGCGGAGGG tgaggATAAAGAAGAGACGCCGGTTCCGGTCGCGACAAGGCCATCACGAAGAGCTAAAAGCATCGCCATGGAGAAAACTAAGATGAACCTCACTAAGCTTCTCAACGAGGAGGCAAAATAA
- the NCAPG gene encoding condensin complex subunit 3, with protein MTVEKKGLQIKEAFDLAQKPHQNLSKLVSALRVTYDQMEDKTIFLEEFIHYLKYPLIVYRREPAVERVMDFVAKFVTSFHNSDSEEEDEMDEENSPVNYLFNFLLQSHVANSMAVRFRVCQLIYKLLVNLPENALIDDDLFDKIHDAMLIRVTDRVPNVRIQAVLALARLQDPSDVNCPVTNVYLHLLENDVNAEVRRAVLSCIAPSARTLPKIVGRTKDVKELVRKLAYQVLAEKVHIRALTIAQRVNLLQLGLNDRSEAVKEIMQKKLLQSWLKYTEGNVLELLHRLDVENSPEVAVSALNAMFALSSVSELVEKCKNVDERKLIPLETLSPENVLYWKALCEYFKSKGDEGEAALEQILPEPAVYVEYLLSYLRTLPVLSEEERADMTKIEDLMTKAFIGQQLIHIIGCLDTSEEGGRKRLLAVLQEILIMPNVPTSFISSLVGILLSIQKDDDRRILTVAEIISELREPIVTVDNPPDVAGSRKLQLKIAEVKVQLNESKQALEDSINAQDFSRASELKEKVAELEKLKAQLIKEAEEPELKEVRIEKNDPETLLKCLTMCNELLKHISLTKGLGGTLNEITQSLILPGITNVHPSVRNMAVLCIGCCALQNKDFAKRHLPLLLQISQLDEVKVKTSALNAVVDLLLLFGLEIFSKLDGAENPQNDPEEAEELAETEESDSNKAAEEEVEKDASAVNGILTLFSEFLDSEIPEIRTETAEGLAKLMFSGRLISSKLLSRLILLWYNPVTEEDTKLRHCLGVFFPIFAYSCRTNQECFAEAFFPTLQTLFNAPASSPLADVDVSNVAELLVDLTRQSGLKQKSKTAPDYQISTVHDNLALKICNEIISDPTSPDVRVYAKSLCSLELSKELAKDLLPILDAVLEDVTDKVCTRAIEKVKMQLGDTKAPKVEVVASPGTSANAEQENAEGNVLHEERPLTCHRNILYNYIFTSHMQERK; from the exons ATGACGGTGGAGAAGAAAGGTCTACAGATCAAAGAAGCTTTTGACTTAGCTCAGAAACCGCACCAGAACCTCTCCAAGCTGGTGTCCGCCCTGAGAGTCACTTATGACCAG ATGGAAGATAAGACAATTTTCCTGGAGGAATTCATCCATTACTTGAAGTATCCTCTGATAGTCTACCGGAGGGAACCTGCTGTAGAAAGAGTGATGGATTTTGTGGCCAAGTTTGTAACTTCATTCCACAACAGTGACAGTGAGGAAGAGGATGAAATGGATGAGGAGAACTCCCCTGTGAATTACCTCTTCAACTTCCTCCTCCAG tctCATGTTGCCAACAGCATGGCTGTGAGGTTCAGAGTTTGCCAACTGATCTATAAGCTGTTGGTAAACCTGCCTGAGAATGCCCTGATTGATGACGATTTGTTTGACAAGATCCACGACGCCATGCTTATTCGTGTCACAGACAGAGTACCCAATGTTCGGATCCAGGCGGTACTGGCTTTGGCCAGGCTGCAGGACCCAAGTGATGTGAACTGCCCCGTTACCAATG TGTACCTGCATCTGCTGGAAAATGATGTCAATGCAGAAGTGCGGAGAGCGGTGTTGTCCTGCATTGCGCCATCTGCAAGGACTTTGCCAAAGATTGTTGGCAGAACCAAGGATGTAAAAGAGCTTGTGAGAAAGCTCGCCTACCAG GTTCTGGCAGAAAAGGTCCATATCAGGGCACTAACCATTGCACAAAGAGTTAACCTCCTGCAGCTGGGACTGAATGATAGATCAG AGGCCGTCAAAGAAATCATGCAGAAGAAACTGTTGCAGTCCTGGCTGAAGTACACGGAGGGGAACGTCTTGGAGCTTCTCCACCGTTTGGATGTGGAAAATTCTCCAGAAGTTGCTGTCTCTGCACTCAATGCCATGTTCGCCCTCTCTTCTGTCAGTGAGCTTGTTGAGAAGTGTAAAAATGTTGATGAGAG GAAACTGATCCCCTTGGAAACTTTGAGTCCAGAAAATGTATTGTACTGGAAGGCGCTGTGCGAGTACTTCAAGTCCAAAGGCGATGAGGGCGAGGCGGCGCTGGAGCAGATACTACCAGAGCCGGCTGTGTATGTGGAGTATTTGCTGAG TTATCTCCGCACGCTCCCTGTTCTCAGCGAGGAGGAGAGGGCAGATATGACTAAAATCGAGGACCTGATGACTAAAGCCTTTATAGGCCAGCAGCTGATTCATATAATAGGCTGCCTGGATACCAGCGAAGAGGGAGGAAG GAAGCGACTTCTTGCCGTCCTGCAGGAGATCCTCATCATGCCGAACGTTCCCACCTCATTTATATCTTCTCTTGTGGGAATTTTACTTAGTATACAGAAAGATGACGACCGCAGGATTCTGACA GTAGCAGAAATAATTTCTGAGCTCCGGGAACCAATTGTCACCGTGGATAACCCACCAGATGTTGCCGGATCAAGAAAACTGCAGCTAAAG ATTGCAGAAGTAAAGGTACAGCTCAACGAAAGCAAACAAGCTCTAGAAGACTCCATAAACGCTCAAGACTTCAGTCGCGCCTCCGAGTTAAAGGAAAAAGTGGCAGAACTGGAAAAACTAAAAGCCCAGCTGATTAAAGAGGCAGAGGAGCCAGAACTTAAGGAAGTCCGAATAGAGAAg AATGACCCGGAAACGCTCCTGAAGTGCCTGACCATGTGCAATGAGCTGCTGAAGCACATCTCACTGACTAAAGGTCTTGGGGGGACATTGAACGAGATCACTCAGTCCCTG ATCTTGCCAGGCATAACCAACGTTCATCCCTCCGTGAGAAACATGGCCGTCTTGTGTATCGGCTGCTGCGCGTTACAGAACAAAGACTTTGCAAAACGGCACCTGCCCCTGCTGTTACAG ATTTCACAACTCGATGAGGTCAAGGTGAAGACCAGTGCCCTGAATGCAGTCGTCGACCTCCTCTTACTGTTTGGGCTTGAGATTTTTTCAAAGTTAGACGGAGCTGAAAATCCACAGAACGATCCCGAGGAGGCGGAGGAACTGGCCGAGACGGAAGAATCGGACTCCAATAAAGCCGCAGAGGAAGAAGTGGAGAAAGACGCGTCGGCTGTAAATGGCATTCTAACGCTGTTCTCTGAATTTCTGGATAGTGAG ATTCCAGAAATAAGGACTGAAACGGCAGAAGGTTTGGCTAAGCTCATGTTCTCGGGAAGACTTATCAGTTCCAAGCTTTTGTCTCGTCTGATTTTACTTTGGTACAATCCAGTGACTGAAGAAGACACAAAACTGCGCCACTGCCTGGGGGTTTTCTTCCCCATATTTGCCTATTCATGTCG AACAAATCAGGAATGCTTCGCTGAGGCTTTCTTTCCCACCCTACAAACCCTGTTCAATGCTCCGGCGTCCTCTCCGCTGGCCGACGTCGATGTCTCCAATGTCGCCGAACTCCTGGTCGATCTTACAAGACAGAGTGGACTGAAACAGAAGAGCAAAACCGCTCCGGACTACCAG ATCTCCACAGTTCACGACAACCTGGCTCTAAAAATCTGCAACGAAATAATAAGTGACCCCACGTCTCCAGACGTTCGCGTATATGCAAAATCCTTGTGTTCTCTTGAGCTTTCCAAAGAATTGGCGAAAGACCTGCTCCCCATTCTGGATGCGGTCCTGGAG gatGTTACTGATAAAGTTTGCACAAGAGCCATAGAAAAAGTGAAGATGCAGCTGGGTGACACTAAGGCTCCAAAGGTGGAGGTTGTGGCGTCTCCGGGAACCTCCGCTAATGCAGAGCAAGAGAACGCGGAAGGTAATGTACTACATGAGGAGCGACCTCTGACCTGTCACAGGAACATCTTATACAATTACATATTTACTTCTCATATGCAAGAAAGAAAATAA